A single region of the Pseudorhodoplanes sp. genome encodes:
- a CDS encoding GntR family transcriptional regulator, which yields MLLGAIDRPQSLTDRVYQTLREHVCSGRLPSGQPLQEAALAAQLGVSRTPVREALGRLASEGLLDTLGRSLIVPSLSEADINDIYELRLLLEPEALRQVALCVDAAKTLMPLRHELASMAAAHSNSDASAFMQANYRYRAAWLALVPNQRLLRAIELYADHVRYLRALTLGKPQTRQVVLHGLERLATALSSRDADAAAAAMRHHLSEAKRILQELLSRRDKGENGRGIPG from the coding sequence ATGTTACTGGGTGCAATTGATCGGCCCCAATCGTTGACTGATCGCGTCTATCAGACCTTGCGCGAGCATGTCTGTTCCGGACGATTGCCAAGCGGACAACCGCTTCAGGAAGCAGCCCTCGCCGCGCAGCTTGGCGTATCGCGCACTCCCGTCAGAGAAGCACTTGGCAGGCTTGCCAGCGAGGGACTGCTCGACACTCTGGGACGCAGTCTCATCGTTCCATCGCTGTCAGAAGCTGATATCAACGACATCTATGAACTGCGCCTCCTGCTCGAGCCGGAGGCGCTTCGGCAGGTCGCTCTCTGTGTCGATGCGGCCAAAACCTTGATGCCGCTGCGCCACGAACTGGCCAGCATGGCGGCTGCTCACTCCAACAGCGATGCGAGCGCATTTATGCAGGCCAATTATCGCTATCGAGCGGCATGGCTGGCGCTCGTTCCAAATCAAAGGCTTTTGCGTGCCATCGAGCTCTATGCGGATCACGTCCGTTACTTACGAGCGCTGACACTCGGAAAGCCGCAAACGCGGCAGGTCGTGCTGCATGGCCTCGAACGCCTGGCCACAGCGCTTTCTTCGAGAGACGCGGACGCCGCTGCCGCCGCCATGCGCCATCACCTGTCGGAGGCGAAGCGTATTCTGCAGGAGCTTCTCAGCCGACGGGACAAGGGAGAGAACGGCCGTGGCATACCGGGCTGA